In Oncorhynchus keta strain PuntledgeMale-10-30-2019 unplaced genomic scaffold, Oket_V2 Un_contig_12563_pilon_pilon, whole genome shotgun sequence, a genomic segment contains:
- the LOC127917988 gene encoding zinc finger protein 585A-like has product ISHQLTVFSDVHTGYHVETFSTSREQQQEDQRAKRSHHCPHCEEIFPFLSKLKIHLKIHTGEKPYSCSDCGKCFKTSTVLKLHQRTHTGEKPFFCPDCGTRFSQLSYLKSHERLHTGEKPYSCSDCGKCFKTSTELKVHQRTHTGEKPYVCSDCGKCFTTSTHLKVHQRTHTGEKPYYCSDCGKLFKTSNELKVHQRTHTGEKPYYCSDCGTSFSKFSNLKTHELIHTGEKPFLCSDCGASFSQLGTLKTHQRIHTGEKPYSCSDCGKRFKTSNELKVHQKTHTGEKPFFCSDCGASFSQLSHLQSHERIHTGEKPFFCSDCGASFSQLGTLITHQRIHTGEKPYSCSDCGKCFKTSTELKVHQRTHTGEKPYVCSDCGTSFSQLSNLKSHERIHTGEKPYSCSDCGKCFKTSTELTVHQRTDTGGRPYSCSDCGKSFKTSNKLKVHQRTHTGEKPYVCSDCGTSFSQLSNLRSHERIHTGEKPYSCSVCGKCFRTSTKLKVHRRTRTGEKPYSCSDRGVSFS; this is encoded by the exons ATATCACACCAACTGACTGTTTTTTCTGATGTTCACACAGGATACCATGTTGAGACATTCTCCACATCCAGAGAGCAACAGCAGGAAGATCAGAGAGCTAAGAGGTCTCATCACTGCCCACATTGTGAAGAGATTTTCCCATTTCTATCAAAGCTAAAAATACACCtaaaaatacacacaggagagaagccttactcctgctctgactgtggaaaatgctTCAAAACATCAACGGTGCTAAAacttcatcagagaacacacacaggagagaagcctttcttCTGCCCTGACTGTGGAACTCGTTTCTCTCAACTTTCCTACTTAAAATCACATGAACGTCTCCATACAGGGGAGAAGccatactcctgctctgactgtggaaaatgttttaaaacatcaactgagctaaaagttcaccagagaacacacacaggagagaagccttacgtctgctctgactgtggaaaatgcttcacaacatcaactcatctaaaagttcatcagagaacacacacaggagagaagccttattactgctctgactgtggaaaactTTTTAAAACATCAAATGAGCTAAAagttcaccagagaacacacacaggagagaagccttattactgctctgactgtggaactAGTTTCTCTAAATTTTCCAACTTAAAAACACATGAACttatacatacaggagagaagcctttcctctgctctgactgtggggcgAGTTTCTCTCAGCTGGGCACCTTAAAAACACACCaacgtatacacacaggagagaagccttattcctgctctgactgtggaaaacgttttaaaacatcaaatgagctaaaa GTTCATCAGaagactcacacaggagagaagcctttcttctgctctgactgtggggcgAGTTTCTCTCAACTTTCCCATTTACAATcacatgaacgtatacatacaggagagaagcctttcttctgctctgactgtggggccAGTTTCTCTCAGCTGGGCACCTTAATAACACACCaacgtatacacacaggagagaagccttattcctgctctgactgtggaaaatgttttaaaacatcaactgagctaaaagttcaccagagaacacacacaggagagaagccttacgtctgctctgactgtggaactAGTTTCTCGCAACTTTCCAACTTAAAATcacatgaacgtatacatacaggGGAGAAGCCATACTCCTGCTCGGACTGTGGAAAATGCTTCAAAACATCAACTGAGCTAACAGTTCATCAGAGGACAGACACAGGAGGAAGGCCTtattcctgctctgactgtggaaaaagTTTTAAAACATCAAATAAGCTTAAAGTTCACCAGagaactcacacaggagagaagccttacgtctgctctgactgtggaactAGTTTCTCGCAACTTTCCAACTTAAGATcacatgaacgtatacatacaggggagaagccatactcctgctctgtctgtggAAAATGCTTCAGAACATCAACTAAGCTAAAAGTTCATCGGAGAACACgtacaggagaaaagccttactCCTGTTCTGACCGTGGGGTGAGTTTCTCTTGA